The following proteins come from a genomic window of Pseudomonas hygromyciniae:
- a CDS encoding TetR/AcrR family transcriptional regulator, translated as MRVSKAQAQANREHIVETASEVFRERGFDGVGVADLMAAAGFTHGGFYKHFGSKADLMAQASANSLAQSLASAEAMSVKDFIDVYVSREHRDGRSTGCTLAALCGDAARQSTELKSAFAEGIEHMLQTLGEKYPTGPDAAPGEARVKMIDLLARAVGAIMLSRACPDDSALADEILAVCHTQMSESLPTQS; from the coding sequence ATGCGAGTGTCCAAGGCCCAGGCCCAGGCAAATCGGGAGCACATCGTCGAAACAGCCTCAGAGGTGTTTCGCGAGCGCGGTTTTGATGGTGTCGGCGTGGCCGACCTGATGGCCGCCGCCGGTTTTACCCACGGCGGTTTCTACAAACATTTTGGCTCGAAGGCTGACCTGATGGCGCAAGCGTCGGCCAACAGTCTTGCGCAGTCATTGGCCAGCGCCGAAGCCATGAGCGTGAAGGATTTCATTGACGTGTACGTGTCCAGGGAGCATCGCGACGGGCGCTCCACGGGTTGCACCCTGGCAGCGTTGTGCGGTGACGCGGCGCGTCAGTCCACCGAGTTGAAATCGGCCTTCGCTGAAGGTATCGAGCACATGTTGCAAACGCTCGGTGAAAAATACCCGACCGGGCCGGATGCGGCGCCGGGGGAGGCGAGGGTGAAGATGATCGACCTGCTGGCGCGCGCGGTCGGTGCGATCATGTTGTCGCGCGCCTGCCCTGACGACTCGGCGTTGGCCGATGAAATTCTGGCGGTGTGTCACACGCAAATGAGCGAATCATTACCTACTCAGTCGTAG